From Methanophagales archaeon:
CTTTAGCAGCGAAAGGCGCGAAAACAGGCGTCATTATTGCTGCAACTCCTATACCAAAGAAGATTACCACGCATGAGAATGTCAGTGCCTTTCTATCCTTATCAGTCAGTGATAATGCTACTCTTTTACTCTTGCTCCTCACCCTTAACAGGGGTTCAGAGACAAAGAGAAACACCAGTACCACACTGAGAAGTGCGAAGCCAGCACAGAGATAAAAAGGAACGAAGATACCGAACATAGCAAGGAGGAACCCGCCCGCTGCTGGACCCAGTGCCATGCCTGCACCCATACCAATATTGTAGATACTCATTGCATACCCTCTATCCTTATAACTCGTCATCTCTGTGATAAGAGCAGTGATAGCAGGAAAAAACAAGCCAGCACCCGCGCCCTGCAGCAGTCGCGCAAATATCAGGTCAGAAGGTGTACGAGAGAATGGAAATAGCACCGATGCACCTGCATAAAGTAATAGTCCAACAACAATTAGTGGTTTCCTGCCTATTTTATCTGATAGCATACCACCCGGGATCTCAAGTGGTGTACTTGCAATTGTAAATGCTGCGAATACCAGTGAAGATACAAACCACGTGGTTTCAAATTTCTCAACCACCCACCATGCAAGCGGCGTTGCAATCACGGTAACACCAAATTGTGTGCTGAAAACGCAGATTGCTGCGATGGCTATAATCCATCCAGTACGGTTGGTCATATATCCTCTATCTCTCCCCTCTGACTATTTATTATTCTATATCCCTCTATTCTTTTTATCATGGTGAAGGTTTTAGTAGGGTCCCGGAACCCTGTGAAACTGAATGCAGCAAAGGAAGCGTTTTCCATATTCTTCAATAAAGTGGAAGTAGCAGGTATAGCTGTGGATAGTAAGGTATCCAGCCAGCCGGTGGGTGATGAGACATTCGAGGGCGCTGAGAATCGAGCTTTAGAATTGAGAGCCCGTAATGAAGAGAAGCTGTTAAATGCAAACTTCTTCGTGGGCATTGAGGGCGGGATAATAGAGCTATTCAACAGGTGGTTTGTATTTGGTGTGATGTGTATCATGGACGAGCGGGGCATGAAAAGCTATGGCTGTACCCCTCTCTTTGAATCACCATCGTGTATAACCGAGGAGCTTTTGAGGGGTATAGAACTCGGTGACGTGATGGACGAGCTGACGGGCGAGGATGATACGAAACAGAAACAGGGTGCAATCGGATATTTCACCAGAGGTGTTATGGACAGGAAACAGTATTACGTTGATGGGTTAATAGTTGCCTTAATCCCTTTCTTGAATCGGGATTTGTATCTTCAATCTCAATCTCGCTGAAACCTCCACATCACAACGCCCTCTGCTACTTTCGGCAGGAAGAGTGTGGACTTTTGAGGTAAATCCCTCTTCTCCACCATCGCTTTATATTCAACATCCGCCATCTTCGGCGGTTTCAGGAAGAAAGCAACTCTGAAAGTACCATTATTCACCCCCTCTATCGCTTCTCCTGGACTGGCAGTGAAGATAAGTTCCTCTGCTGGATTGCCTTCAAGTACAGGCTCAATGAGCCATTCATGGAGGCTTATTACATCCAGCCCGACTCGTTCGCCCTTCTTCTCTGAGAGATCTCTTATCTTTCGCTCATCAGCGCGCAGCAGATAGAAATTCTCACGATCATACATGCATACTCTGACATCAAAATCGCTATTGCATTCACGAAGCTTTGCGTAGATACTATCACCATCTCCATCTCCATCATCACAGGCTTCAACGTAGAAATTCGATCTTATCTGCTCCCACAGTGTATGCATGCGGCATCTCCTTAAACATCGGTGCCAGGGCAGCAATAAGAGTGCACTATCGTCCTCTTCGAGGAGCATCATCAATGTATATGCTGGTCCTCCACTCTTACTCAGCCAGTAAGAGGCTGTATACCGGTGATGCCCGTCCAGAATCATTATCTTCCGGTCAAGCATCAGCTGCTGAATCTCTTCCACGAGTTCATCATCTGAGATCTCCCAGAGTAGGTGCCGACTACCATTCAGGGAGACATCTACAAGTGGCTTCTTCTCTACTGACATTCCTGGCATTGAAAACCCTATGTAGCGTTCAAAAATACGGTTTATTTTATGGTGTGGCATCTTATAAGCTGCAACAATCGGTGCGAAATTCATGCCACATTCCTTCATCAGCCGGTATCGCTCATCTGTATTGGATTCAAAGGTATTCTCGTGCCCAAATATAAGATGTTCATTCAATTTCTCAAGCTTCACCAGTGCCACGAGTCCAAAAGCGAAATAAGTCTCTCTTCTATTCTCTTCATGGATCTGGTTCATGAGCTCGCTTGAGAGTTTATAACTGATTCCGTAAATATACAATGCGGGATTCTCACACTCTATCAGGATTCCCTCGTTGAACATACGCTCTAAATTCTCACGTGCATAACTCACAAATTCGCGCTCACTCATACCCTGACGCCTGGTGGTGAAGTGGATGACATTATCCCTTCTGGGCGAATATCTCGCGTATTGAGCGGCGTCAATAGTGTCATAGACGGGACAAATGAGTTCGTCTCGATTTGCCACTTCCGGGTTCAATATCGTCGCCTTGAACGGTTTTATCTCCACCATGTTTAAATAATAAATGCTGTTTGTATTAAGAAGTAATTCCGAACGCTCCCACTTCCCACTACCAGAGTGTTGGAACCCAAACGGAAGATGCCCGATGTTGCGATACCTTCTGCGGACTAAACTGGCTAAAGGCGATGAGAGTAAAAATAGAAGCCTCGTTTTTGGACAGGGAGTTCTTCAAACCTATTCGATTCTAATGCTCTCTAACATTGGTGGATACCAAACCGGACTACGACCCAAGTGATGATAAAACAACTTGGTTTAGCTGATTTAGTGTATCAATGTGCTAAACATACTCGATTTGATCATTCTTTAGGCACTTTATCCGCAGTTCAGTTAATGATAGATAAAATATGAACATAGCTCTATGAAGGATGACAGACGAAAAGGAACTAAAACACATCTATGAAAACGATTTCTGTTGCAATGGGATAAATATAAAAGTAGCTCTTTTAAATGAAGGATATATAAGAAACACAAGCTTCTTGCTCATGATACCAA
This genomic window contains:
- a CDS encoding MFS transporter, with translation MTNRTGWIIAIAAICVFSTQFGVTVIATPLAWWVVEKFETTWFVSSLVFAAFTIASTPLEIPGGMLSDKIGRKPLIVVGLLLYAGASVLFPFSRTPSDLIFARLLQGAGAGLFFPAITALITEMTSYKDRGYAMSIYNIGMGAGMALGPAAGGFLLAMFGIFVPFYLCAGFALLSVVLVFLFVSEPLLRVRSKSKRVALSLTDKDRKALTFSCVVIFFGIGVAAIMTPVFAPFAAKELMLSLSFARRLELIGLILSTMLAVFAILQVLFNRLMKHTGELNLSILGLFMCALGLLFLYFATTPTELFLISIVLGAGLGALSLGTLTLASKSAAGKEGQVMGVYYTMFYAGLGAIPLLCGWLSDISGPRMLFLGYALLLLLLCLVLWVTK
- the yjjX gene encoding inosine/xanthosine triphosphatase, with protein sequence MKLNAAKEAFSIFFNKVEVAGIAVDSKVSSQPVGDETFEGAENRALELRARNEEKLLNANFFVGIEGGIIELFNRWFVFGVMCIMDERGMKSYGCTPLFESPSCITEELLRGIELGDVMDELTGEDDTKQKQGAIGYFTRGVMDRKQYYVDGLIVALIPFLNRDLYLQSQSR
- a CDS encoding DUF1015 family protein, whose amino-acid sequence is MVEIKPFKATILNPEVANRDELICPVYDTIDAAQYARYSPRRDNVIHFTTRRQGMSEREFVSYARENLERMFNEGILIECENPALYIYGISYKLSSELMNQIHEENRRETYFAFGLVALVKLEKLNEHLIFGHENTFESNTDERYRLMKECGMNFAPIVAAYKMPHHKINRIFERYIGFSMPGMSVEKKPLVDVSLNGSRHLLWEISDDELVEEIQQLMLDRKIMILDGHHRYTASYWLSKSGGPAYTLMMLLEEDDSALLLLPWHRCLRRCRMHTLWEQIRSNFYVEACDDGDGDGDSIYAKLRECNSDFDVRVCMYDRENFYLLRADERKIRDLSEKKGERVGLDVISLHEWLIEPVLEGNPAEELIFTASPGEAIEGVNNGTFRVAFFLKPPKMADVEYKAMVEKRDLPQKSTLFLPKVAEGVVMWRFQRD